Proteins found in one Brachyspira murdochii DSM 12563 genomic segment:
- a CDS encoding cell division protein ZapA, giving the protein MDNNTLEVTIYGRTLNIKSSEENAEYLKEVADFVDESMNDIAEHYGSNYPRDTIAILACLNIADLLKREIANSKAGKDTLLALKESIASRSSKLIKLIDETKENSKE; this is encoded by the coding sequence ATGGATAATAATACTTTAGAGGTTACAATATACGGCAGAACTCTTAATATAAAATCAAGCGAAGAGAATGCTGAGTATCTAAAAGAAGTTGCTGATTTTGTTGATGAAAGTATGAATGATATAGCAGAGCATTATGGTTCAAATTATCCTAGAGATACTATAGCAATATTAGCTTGTCTTAATATAGCAGACCTTCTTAAAAGAGAAATAGCTAATAGTAAGGCTGGAAAAGATACTTTATTAGCTTTAAAAGAAAGTATAGCTTCAAGGTCTAGTAAATTAATAAAACTTATAGATGAAACTAAAGAAAATTCTAAAGAATAA
- a CDS encoding methyl-accepting chemotaxis protein, with protein MKKIHSLSFKVPIIISFIIFITISTLAIISIWSSSRAIRKSALEGFSATVSGYSSMIDMVMHEQLLVISTYAQSGAVINAVLNPSNEALKNEAVKRLKDFGSVNTYSINIGAADINGNIIFDNSNPKLEGVSIANVHPELFNRMKANNYNYTYDNATSISSTTGGQALLLCGGLRNSAKELIGIIYINLDLAKVNNDFIGNLNINGRITVANNDGNVILSSDKERIGDKLPDVYSVIKTSHTGIIESYNSEDHQGKRSAAYENIHTMPWSVIFAKADSEIYKEIKYTIIRTAIIGTLFIIVCTLIIALYIKSITKPLNELVFISREISDGNLTSTHRNINRKDELGVLANSFFDMRDRLSDIIVKVRNSADEIRMNAKELSQGSADLSKRTEAQAASLEETASSMEQMASTIKSSADQSVEGNKMMIDSRTSIQNAGEIILDTTKNIEEVYDASTKIKDITKIIEDIAFQTNILALNAAVEAARAGEQGKGFAVVASEVRNLAQTTQSSVKDITDLVDNAYDKINKATESARISQEIFSDLQIKIENTAKIMQDISSTAVEQHEGVEQVNKAVTDMDTVTQQNAALVEQASASSTSLLNQAVELVNAMSFFKVN; from the coding sequence ATGAAAAAAATTCACAGTTTATCATTTAAAGTACCAATTATAATAAGTTTTATTATTTTTATAACTATATCTACTTTAGCTATAATTTCAATATGGTCTTCTTCAAGAGCTATAAGAAAATCTGCTTTAGAAGGATTTAGTGCTACAGTATCAGGATATTCCTCTATGATAGATATGGTTATGCATGAACAGCTTCTTGTAATATCTACGTATGCACAATCCGGGGCTGTAATCAATGCTGTATTAAATCCTTCAAATGAAGCATTAAAAAATGAAGCAGTAAAAAGATTAAAAGATTTCGGATCTGTTAATACATACTCTATCAATATAGGAGCAGCAGATATTAACGGTAATATTATATTTGATAATTCTAATCCAAAACTAGAGGGTGTATCTATAGCAAATGTTCACCCTGAATTATTTAATAGAATGAAAGCTAATAACTATAATTATACTTATGATAATGCAACAAGTATATCTTCTACAACAGGCGGACAGGCACTTTTACTTTGCGGCGGATTAAGAAACTCAGCAAAAGAGCTCATAGGAATTATATATATAAATTTAGATTTGGCTAAAGTAAATAATGACTTTATAGGCAATCTTAATATAAACGGACGTATTACAGTTGCAAATAATGATGGAAATGTAATATTATCATCTGATAAAGAAAGAATAGGGGATAAACTTCCAGATGTTTATAGTGTAATAAAAACTAGCCATACTGGAATTATAGAGTCCTATAATAGTGAAGATCATCAAGGAAAACGTTCTGCCGCTTATGAAAATATTCATACTATGCCTTGGTCTGTGATATTTGCTAAAGCAGACAGCGAAATATATAAAGAAATAAAATATACTATTATACGCACAGCAATTATAGGTACTTTATTTATAATAGTATGTACTTTAATAATAGCATTATACATAAAAAGCATAACAAAACCTTTGAATGAGCTTGTATTTATTTCAAGAGAAATTTCAGATGGAAATTTAACTTCAACACATAGAAATATCAACCGTAAAGATGAACTCGGAGTTTTAGCTAACTCATTCTTTGATATGAGAGACAGACTATCTGATATAATAGTAAAGGTAAGAAACTCAGCAGATGAAATAAGAATGAATGCAAAAGAGCTTTCACAAGGAAGTGCAGACTTATCAAAACGTACAGAAGCACAGGCAGCAAGTTTGGAAGAAACTGCTTCATCTATGGAGCAAATGGCTTCTACAATAAAATCATCAGCAGATCAGTCTGTTGAAGGAAATAAAATGATGATAGATTCAAGAACTTCCATTCAGAATGCAGGCGAGATAATACTCGATACAACAAAAAATATAGAAGAAGTTTATGATGCCAGTACAAAAATAAAAGATATTACCAAGATAATAGAAGACATTGCTTTTCAAACTAATATCCTTGCTTTGAATGCTGCAGTAGAGGCGGCAAGAGCAGGAGAACAGGGAAAAGGATTTGCTGTTGTAGCAAGCGAGGTTAGAAACTTGGCTCAAACTACTCAGTCATCTGTTAAAGATATTACTGATTTAGTTGATAATGCTTATGACAAAATTAATAAAGCTACAGAATCAGCAAGAATATCTCAGGAAATATTCAGCGATCTTCAAATAAAAATAGAAAATACAGCTAAAATCATGCAGGATATAAGTTCTACAGCAGTAGAGCAGCATGAAGGTGTAGAGCAGGTTAATAAAGCGGTTACAGATATGGATACTGTAACTCAGCAAAATGCTGCTTTAGTAGAACAGGCTTCTGCTTCTTCTACATCATTGCTTAATCAGGCTGTAGAATTGGTTAATGCTATGAGTTTCTTTAAAGTGAATTAA
- the ribH gene encoding 6,7-dimethyl-8-ribityllumazine synthase produces MKTFEGKLVSEKPVKIGIVCARFNEFIVSKLLGGALDALSRHNIKDDDITVAWVPGAFEIPLIASKMAKSKKYDAVICLGAVIRGSTTHYDYVCAEVSKGIANVSLNSDVPVMFGVLTTENIEQAIERAGTKAGNKGFDSAMGAIEMVNLIREIEK; encoded by the coding sequence ATGAAAACTTTTGAAGGAAAACTCGTTAGTGAAAAACCAGTTAAAATTGGTATAGTATGTGCCAGATTCAATGAATTTATTGTTTCTAAACTTTTAGGCGGTGCTTTAGATGCTTTATCCCGTCATAATATTAAAGACGATGATATTACTGTAGCTTGGGTACCTGGTGCTTTTGAAATACCTCTAATAGCTTCTAAAATGGCTAAATCAAAAAAATATGATGCTGTTATATGTCTTGGTGCTGTTATAAGAGGTTCTACTACTCATTATGATTATGTTTGTGCCGAAGTATCTAAAGGTATTGCTAATGTATCTCTTAATTCTGATGTACCTGTAATGTTCGGGGTTTTAACTACCGAAAACATTGAGCAGGCTATTGAAAGAGCTGGAACTAAAGCTGGAAACAAAGGTTTTGATTCTGCTATGGGAGCTATTGAAATGGTAAACCTTATAAGAGAAATAGAAAAATAA
- a CDS encoding rubrerythrin family protein, producing MKLKGSKTEINLRNAFIGEAMARCRYMFYAQKAREEGKEDVALMYERAARNEQEHAKIWFENFHGIPSTEDNLKESITNENYESIDMYLSYAKTAQEEGFDDLAMAFMNVARIEDGHKKQFQSFLEDKTFDIKNWQCDICGYIDLDDENPPVCPVCKNRKAKKQ from the coding sequence ATGAAATTAAAAGGATCTAAAACAGAGATTAATTTGAGAAACGCATTTATAGGTGAGGCTATGGCAAGATGCAGATATATGTTCTATGCACAAAAGGCAAGAGAAGAGGGAAAAGAGGATGTGGCTTTAATGTATGAAAGAGCTGCTAGAAATGAGCAGGAACATGCAAAAATATGGTTTGAAAATTTTCATGGTATACCTTCTACTGAAGATAATTTAAAAGAATCTATAACAAATGAAAATTATGAATCAATAGACATGTATTTATCATATGCTAAAACAGCTCAGGAAGAAGGATTTGATGATTTGGCTATGGCTTTTATGAATGTAGCAAGAATAGAAGACGGACATAAAAAACAATTTCAAAGTTTCTTGGAAGATAAAACATTTGATATAAAAAATTGGCAGTGTGATATATGCGGATATATTGATTTAGATGATGAAAATCCGCCTGTATGCCCTGTATGTAAGAACCGTAAGGCTAAAAAACAATAA
- a CDS encoding NfeD family protein encodes MIKNLTKILLLNIFIILIFSGIAYAENNKIYVIKKQDFQEVNRWYAGYIKKAIDKASEDNAKLIILELDTPGGLLSSALSIKNYIIESKVPVAVYINKNALSAGALISLSAKEIYMSDGSVIGAATPVYLNGNESKKASEKEISAMRAAMRASAETTKKNIKAAEAMVDETIVLTKENDGIDLDNKTLLTLSADEAVRINIADNKANSIEEIIKLKNMNDNYEIITVEEEKYDTVLKFLLNPFVLSILISIGIAGVYLEIKTPGFGIGGVTAIIAFSVFFFAQFLSGDSNFLAPAVFVLGLILLGVEIFLIPGFGITGILGIIGIFSSIFISFGIHNIAVSVIVIFASLIIDIVLIFLIAKFVVKSKDMKRTVILTDDTSGYNTSISYKDLLNKEGIADTYLRPSGFIIIDDKKYDAVSDGEFIDKGSKLKVILTEGSKIVVKKINN; translated from the coding sequence ATGATAAAAAATTTAACAAAAATACTTTTACTTAATATTTTTATTATTTTAATATTTTCAGGTATTGCCTACGCAGAAAATAATAAGATATATGTAATAAAAAAACAGGATTTTCAAGAGGTTAACCGATGGTATGCAGGATACATAAAAAAAGCAATAGACAAAGCCAGTGAAGATAATGCCAAGTTAATAATATTAGAGCTTGATACACCAGGAGGACTTCTATCTTCTGCCTTATCAATAAAAAACTATATTATAGAAAGCAAAGTTCCTGTAGCAGTATATATAAATAAAAATGCTTTATCTGCCGGTGCTTTAATATCATTAAGTGCAAAAGAAATTTATATGTCTGACGGCAGTGTAATAGGAGCAGCTACTCCAGTATATTTAAATGGAAATGAAAGCAAAAAAGCATCTGAAAAAGAAATAAGTGCTATGCGTGCTGCTATGAGAGCTTCTGCAGAAACTACAAAAAAAAATATAAAAGCAGCTGAAGCTATGGTTGATGAAACTATTGTTTTAACAAAAGAAAATGACGGTATTGATTTGGATAATAAAACACTTCTCACTTTAAGTGCTGATGAAGCTGTAAGGATAAATATTGCTGATAATAAGGCTAATTCTATAGAAGAGATTATAAAATTAAAAAATATGAATGATAATTATGAGATAATTACAGTTGAAGAAGAAAAGTATGATACTGTATTAAAGTTTTTATTAAATCCTTTTGTACTAAGTATATTAATATCAATAGGTATAGCTGGAGTATATTTAGAGATAAAAACTCCGGGTTTTGGTATTGGCGGCGTAACAGCAATAATCGCTTTTTCCGTATTTTTCTTTGCTCAGTTTTTATCAGGCGACAGTAATTTTCTTGCACCTGCAGTATTTGTATTGGGATTAATACTTCTTGGTGTAGAAATATTTCTTATACCGGGGTTTGGAATTACTGGAATACTTGGTATAATCGGTATATTTTCAAGTATATTTATATCATTCGGCATTCATAATATAGCAGTATCTGTTATAGTTATCTTTGCATCTTTGATAATTGATATTGTACTTATATTTTTAATAGCTAAATTTGTAGTAAAATCAAAAGATATGAAAAGAACTGTTATACTTACAGATGATACATCTGGATATAATACAAGCATTTCTTATAAAGATTTGCTTAATAAAGAAGGTATTGCCGATACTTATTTAAGACCGTCCGGATTTATTATAATAGATGATAAAAAGTATGATGCTGTAAGCGACGGAGAGTTTATAGATAAAGGCAGTAAATTAAAAGTGATACTCACAGAAGGCAGTAAAATAGTAGTAAAGAAAATAAATAATTGA
- a CDS encoding C-GCAxxG-C-C family (seleno)protein, translating into MTLYEYLTSGFGKEEDLNCAEKMLYGANKVYDLNIDKNDLKLAAGFGGGMAMGLTCGILTGGIMAFSKAFIEERGHEGTLVKEIEAEYITKFNDKMKSTNCDPLVEKYRHPENGCDYLIFEAAKIFDELMEKYKEYRKDK; encoded by the coding sequence ATGACATTATATGAATATTTAACTTCAGGATTCGGCAAAGAAGAAGATTTAAATTGTGCTGAAAAAATGCTTTACGGTGCAAATAAAGTATATGATTTGAATATAGATAAAAATGATTTAAAATTAGCTGCTGGTTTTGGTGGCGGTATGGCCATGGGGCTTACCTGTGGAATATTAACTGGCGGTATAATGGCTTTCTCTAAGGCATTTATAGAAGAAAGGGGACATGAAGGAACTCTAGTAAAAGAAATAGAAGCCGAATATATAACTAAATTTAATGATAAGATGAAAAGTACAAACTGCGACCCATTAGTAGAAAAATACAGACACCCAGAAAACGGATGCGATTATCTAATATTTGAAGCGGCCAAAATATTTGATGAGTTAATGGAAAAATATAAAGAATACAGAAAAGATAAATAA
- a CDS encoding beta-ketoacyl-ACP synthase III — MKASIKYLSSYLPEKVVTNYDLEKTLDTNNDWIVTRTGIEERRIADKDESTGDMAVKAVEKLKEKGAVIEDADAVIVATSTKSYTFPSTAGLIQKAFNIKNSCLSFDISAACSGYIYALNTAASLIESGECKKVLIIAAEKCSDILNWEDRSTAILFGDGVSSALLEASDDGKGIIATDIGSESNPDILIVKGGGSVSPITEENVLDKTNTIYMEGTEVFKKAVKTFDHTINKTIQNANLQLKDLSLIITHQANTRIMNAVAKSLSLTDDKFYVNIQKYGNTSAASVGIAFTEAFENGAIKEGDYVLLTAFGAGLTWGSALIKF, encoded by the coding sequence ATGAAAGCTAGTATAAAATATTTATCATCATATTTGCCTGAAAAAGTTGTTACAAACTATGATTTAGAAAAAACACTTGATACCAATAATGATTGGATAGTTACAAGAACTGGAATAGAAGAGAGAAGAATAGCAGATAAAGATGAAAGCACTGGAGATATGGCCGTTAAAGCTGTAGAAAAACTTAAAGAAAAGGGAGCTGTAATAGAAGATGCCGATGCTGTAATAGTTGCTACTTCTACAAAGTCATACACTTTTCCTTCTACAGCAGGACTTATACAAAAGGCATTTAATATAAAAAACTCATGCCTTTCATTTGACATATCCGCAGCATGTTCTGGATATATATATGCTTTGAATACTGCAGCTTCACTTATAGAAAGCGGTGAATGCAAAAAAGTTTTGATAATAGCAGCAGAAAAATGTTCGGATATACTCAACTGGGAAGACAGAAGCACTGCTATACTATTTGGGGACGGAGTTAGCAGTGCATTGCTTGAGGCTTCAGATGACGGCAAAGGTATTATAGCTACTGATATAGGCTCAGAATCTAATCCGGACATACTTATAGTAAAAGGAGGCGGAAGTGTTTCGCCTATTACAGAAGAAAATGTTTTAGATAAAACAAATACTATATATATGGAAGGCACTGAAGTATTTAAAAAAGCAGTTAAAACTTTTGATCATACTATCAATAAAACCATACAAAATGCCAATTTACAATTAAAAGATTTATCGCTTATAATAACACATCAGGCAAATACTAGAATAATGAATGCTGTTGCTAAAAGTTTGTCTCTTACAGATGATAAATTTTATGTGAATATACAAAAATACGGAAATACATCTGCTGCAAGTGTTGGTATAGCATTTACAGAAGCATTTGAAAATGGAGCCATAAAAGAAGGAGACTATGTATTATTAACTGCTTTTGGTGCTGGTCTTACTTGGGGTTCTGCCTTAATAAAGTTTTAG
- a CDS encoding queuosine precursor transporter, which produces MNTEKEEYNISFISILVICSYIACQMISNIASVKIANVLKLAVDGGTFLYPLAFTIRDMAHKTIGKKNTQKLIIVSAIINIFSPIYFYIVSQIPADASWQFNEAFKATLSPVLRISIASILGSTLSELVDTEIYHLFVTKITKKYQWLRVLISNAFSIPVDNLVFVIIAFWGALPFDALVGIFIFNFVVKYAVTVISVPMIYLVKDKN; this is translated from the coding sequence ATGAATACAGAAAAAGAAGAATATAATATTTCATTTATAAGCATACTTGTAATCTGCTCATATATAGCATGTCAGATGATATCAAATATAGCAAGCGTAAAAATAGCGAATGTTCTTAAACTTGCAGTAGACGGAGGAACTTTTTTATATCCTTTAGCCTTTACAATTAGAGATATGGCTCATAAAACTATAGGAAAGAAAAATACTCAGAAACTAATAATAGTATCCGCTATTATTAATATTTTCTCTCCTATTTATTTTTATATAGTCTCTCAAATACCTGCAGATGCAAGCTGGCAGTTTAATGAAGCATTTAAAGCAACATTAAGTCCTGTACTTAGAATATCAATAGCTTCAATACTAGGTTCCACTTTATCAGAGCTTGTAGATACAGAAATATATCATCTATTCGTTACTAAAATTACAAAAAAATATCAATGGCTTAGAGTATTAATAAGTAATGCTTTCAGTATACCAGTAGATAACTTGGTATTTGTAATTATAGCATTTTGGGGTGCTTTGCCTTTTGATGCTTTGGTTGGAATATTTATATTTAACTTTGTTGTAAAATATGCGGTTACTGTAATAAGTGTACCTATGATATATTTGGTAAAAGATAAAAATTAA
- a CDS encoding pseudouridine synthase: protein MKKQKNEEAVRLVKVILESGFASRRNCEKAIMSGRIRVNNEVILDPAYRVKESDSVSIDRKLIERQRKRYMALYKPLGVVSTTKYLPGRRIITEFFKGIKERLFYAGRLDSESRGIMIITNDGEFANIITHPSYEILKVYDVTVNGKIDSEKLYEASKGITIKNITYSPFKFKILSKGRVQSKIRLTINEGKNREIRKIFDYLGYKVIDLERISVGCVSKYDETSGTLEAGHIRDLTKKEIEFFFKQKDKKLKDIENIFANVSEYDDNIIDDDYAEDNTYSDISNKTEQDEKKEKKHDKSKWAKAKPKKKRLVTKRENTYKAKTNKSKTLKSANKKNNFNSFENKEYKKNDSKKRSFNKERTDKSFNKKQINKKNTNKKRI, encoded by the coding sequence ATGAAAAAACAAAAAAATGAAGAAGCAGTAAGACTTGTTAAAGTAATATTAGAATCTGGTTTTGCAAGCAGAAGAAACTGCGAGAAAGCCATAATGTCTGGAAGAATAAGAGTAAATAATGAGGTTATATTAGACCCTGCATATAGAGTAAAAGAATCTGACAGTGTTTCTATAGACAGAAAATTAATAGAAAGACAGAGAAAAAGATATATGGCATTATATAAGCCTCTAGGTGTTGTAAGCACTACAAAATATTTGCCAGGAAGAAGAATAATTACAGAGTTTTTTAAGGGTATAAAAGAAAGATTATTTTATGCTGGAAGGCTTGACTCCGAATCAAGAGGCATTATGATAATTACCAATGACGGAGAGTTTGCAAATATTATTACTCACCCATCTTATGAGATATTAAAAGTTTATGATGTTACAGTTAATGGAAAAATAGATTCAGAAAAATTATATGAAGCAAGCAAAGGTATTACAATAAAAAATATAACTTATTCGCCTTTTAAGTTTAAAATATTATCCAAAGGAAGAGTTCAGAGTAAAATACGTCTTACTATCAATGAAGGTAAAAACAGAGAGATAAGAAAGATATTTGATTATTTAGGATATAAGGTTATAGACTTGGAGAGAATATCTGTAGGCTGTGTAAGCAAGTATGATGAAACTTCCGGAACATTAGAGGCAGGTCATATTAGAGATCTTACAAAAAAAGAAATAGAGTTTTTCTTTAAACAGAAAGATAAAAAATTAAAAGATATAGAAAATATTTTTGCCAATGTTTCAGAATATGATGACAATATTATAGATGATGATTATGCAGAAGATAATACCTACTCTGATATATCTAACAAAACAGAACAAGATGAAAAAAAAGAAAAAAAGCATGATAAATCTAAATGGGCTAAAGCAAAGCCTAAGAAAAAAAGATTAGTTACAAAAAGGGAAAATACATATAAGGCTAAAACAAATAAATCAAAAACTCTGAAATCTGCTAATAAAAAAAATAATTTTAATAGTTTTGAAAATAAAGAGTATAAAAAGAATGATTCTAAAAAAAGAAGTTTTAATAAAGAGAGAACTGATAAAAGTTTTAATAAAAAACAAATTAATAAAAAGAATACTAACAAAAAAAGAATATAA